The Tenuifilum thalassicum genome includes the window CATCATTTGTTAGAAGTAGCACACCAGTACTATTACGATCTAATCGGCCAACAGGATAAACGCGCTCCTCACATGCACCTCTAATCAAATCCATCACAGTATGCTTAGCATGTGGGTCGTCAACAGTTGTAATATAATCCTTTGGTTTATTCAAAAGAATGTAAACCTTACGCTCGGCTGTAATCTTTTTTCCCTTAAAAAGCACCTCATCGTCGCGATGAACCTTTGTACCTAGCTCGGTGACAACCTTACCATTTACAGTCACTAAACCATTGGCAATGTGCTCATCGGCTTCACGGCGGCTGCAAATACCAGAATTGGCAATAAAACGGTTCAAACGAATAAGACCATCGTCTTTGCTGGCTACTACCTTTTCGGCTTTGCTATTTTCTGCATTGTACTCATTACGCCTATCATTGCTATAGCGTTTTGGTTTTAAATCCTTAGACGAGTTCTGTTTGCGGTCGTCACGGCCCCAAAATCCTGAGCGAGGAGAATTGCTTCGCCTCTCCTCATTTCGTTCAAATTTATCGCCACGGCCATCGTCATTTCTTTTCCATGAGCGAGGCTGATAGGCTTTTGGCTTATCATTTTCGGAATTTCTTTTTGCCTTAAAGGTGTTTCGATTGGTTGAGCGATTTGAGGGGCTTTCTCTACGATTGCTCTTTGAAAATTCATTGGTAGAATTATAATTCACCACCTCAGAACTTGACCTTTTTTCCTTAACTGTTTTTACGGTTAACGTTCTGGGCTTGTAAACCCTGGCGGGTTCATCTGGGGCGTTACTCCGCTTCTCGCGTTTAACATCCCTTTTGGCATTCTCTTTCTTCATGTAAAAATCTATAAATTAATTTATTGGACTAACGCTTTAGTCGAATTTGCGTGCAAAGATACTAATAAAAATCTATTTATTAGTTGTGAATGAATAATTTATGTTAAAGAGAGAATTAAAATTTAAGGTAGAAATCGCTTGTTAGCTCCTTATACGCATCGGTAAAACTACCATCAGCATTATGAATAGATAAAGTAGATTCAACAAGGGGTATTTTAGTCTTCTCAAACTGCAGCAAAAGCCTTAAAACTCTTTTTCCTGGACGTGAAACAACATTTACCTTCTTGTTACAATACAGTCCAAAAGAGCTTGCCTGGGCAATAAACACATTCCCTTCGGCATAAGGGAACACGCCACAAAATTTCCCCTGGGGCAAAAGAAGTTTTGAAATTCCTTTTAACAAATCCTCATTGGGCAGTGAATCGGTATGACGTGATATATTTTTAGCCTGCTTAGGCGATTTGAGCGATTGGTTAAAATAGGGAGGGTTTGAAACGATCAAATCGTACGATTTGCTTACAGTTTCAGCAAAAGTTTGAAACGATGTGTTAATTACATCCATCCTATCGGGCCAAGGTGAATTAGCAATGTTCTGTCTAGCATCGGCAGCTGATTGAACATCAATTTCAACTGCATCTATTAATGCATCAGTTTTTCGCTGGGCAAGCATCAAAGCTATAACACCTGTGCCAGTTCCTACATCAAGAATTCGCTTCGCCTCAGCAATATCAGCCCATGCACCAAGAAGTACTCCATCGGTGTTAACACGCATGGCTGCGTTATTTTGAACTATGGTAAACTGTTTGAATCTAAAATAGTTATTTCCCATTCCTTTTGGGTTAGAACTTCTCATGAATGCCCAATCCAAAGAGGGCGTAATCGTATTTAACCGGATCGTTAGAATCGAACTGTTTAAGTGAATTGGTAAGCTCAAAAACAGCCTTAAAATCATCGGCCTTTCGGTTAAGAAGGCCTAAACGTCGTCCTACCCTACCAGTGTGCAGGTCTAAAGGCATTAGCAAAGCCGAAGTTGGGATTGAATCCCATAAGCCAAAATCAACTCCTTCGGTTGAAGGCCGAACCATCCACCTGAGAAACATGTTTATGCGTTTTGCAGCTGCACCTTTATCAACATTGGGCACATGGCGCAATGTTCTGGCAGGAACCTCACAAGAAATAAATACGTTGCGGTAGGCTCTAATAGCACCTGAAATGGCATATTCAGCAGAGTAGCCATCAGTAAAAACTTTCTGTAACCCACCCATTTGGGTATAGATATGCCTTAAAACATACATAAACTCTATGGCATCGGCAGTGCTAAAAGTGCGGTGAACAAACCCTGCTAGCCTTTGCTCATCGGATTTGGTAAAATTTGTCACAAACTCGAAGGGCTTTTGTCCCATTATCTCCATCAATCGGTTAGCACTGTTAATAATAGATTTACGGCTCCCCCAAGCAAATGTCGATGCAAAAAGAGCTGCTATCTCAATATCGTTTTTACTTGAAAATCGATGAGCAACCTGTATGGGATCACCATCGATAAAGGCAGGACAGGCATATCGTCTATACCTATCATTAAGCAAATCGGCAAGTTGTTCGAACGATTCTGGCATGTACATGCGTTAAACTATTTGACCATCGTTCATTGAGATTTGAAGGTCGGCCATTTGGGCCAACTCCTTGTCGTGGGTAACTATCACAAATGTTTGCCCAAACTCATCCCTGAGATTAAAGAACAACCTATGCAGCTCCTCCTTGTTGTGTGAATCTAGATTGCCCGATGGCTCATCGGCCAAAACCACTAATGGGTTATTAATAAGCGCTCTGGCAACGGCAACCCTTTGCTGCTCACCTCCCGACAGCTCCGAAGGTTTATGCGAGAATCGATGCGACAAACCTAAATATTCAAGAAGTTCCTTTGCTCGCTTAGTGGCATCGGACATGCTTTTGCCAGCAATCAGTGCAGGCATACAAACGTTTTCAAGTGCAGTAAATTCTGGAAGCAGATGATGAAACTGAAACACAAAACCAATATGGCTATTCCTAAACCCCGCAAGTTGCGTATCGTTTAGCTTTGTAACATCCTGATTGTTGTAAAAAACATTTCCACTATCGGGCGAACTTAACGTTCCCATTATCTGCAGCAGAGTAGTCTTCCCTGCACCGCTAGGTCCAACGATTGCTACCACTTTCCTCTCAGGGATCTCTACGCTAATACCCTTAAGAACGGTAAGAGAACCATAGGATTTTACTATGTTTTCAACTTTAATCATCTAAAAAGTAATTTAATATGGCAAAGGTAGACATTTTATCAGAATACCATAGGAGTAACATCTGCTATCCAGCGCGGCTACTACCATCATTATCTTTATCGTCTATATCAGTTAAGGAAATCTCGCTTCGAATATCTGCAATTAGCTTAACAACCTTATGATAAAACCTTCCTAATTGTCGGGCATAAACCAGAACTTTCTCAGGCGATAATATCAACACAGCAACAGCAATAATTAAGATCAGCTCACCCGTTCCGATAAAAAGCAGGACCATAATTCGTTTAGTTTACATTCAAATGTAGCTAGAAAACGATAAAAAAGTTTAATAAATCATAGTTTTTCAGTCGAAAAAATTATAGTTTGGCAAAAAATTAAAACCAAAAGCTATAAACCAAAACCTAAACTCAGAGATATGAGTAAGATATTAGTTTTAGGAGCAGGGCTGTCGTCATCGGACCTGATTAAATACCTGCTCGACCACTCCAAAGTACTGGGATGGACTATAAAAGTTGGAGATATTTCACTAGAGACTGCTCGTGAAAAAGTGAATAACCATCCTAATGCAGAGGCAATTAAATTCGATATCAATAACAGTGCGCAGCTCCAAGAAGAGGTTTCTTGGGCAAATGCAGTCATTTCACTACTTCCCGCATTCATGCATCCTATAGTTGCCCAAGAATGTGTAAAGCAGGGTAAACACATGCTCACTGCATCGTACGTATCCGATACTATGAAATCGTTGCATGAAGAAGCGGTTCAAAAGGGTATCTCCTTAATGAATGAGCTAGGGGTTGACCCTGGGATTGACCATATGTCGGCAATGCGTGTAATTGACGAAATAAGATCGAAGGGTGGAAAACTTTTAGGCTTTATATCCAACACAGGAGGACTAGTTGCCCCTGAGAGCGACAATAATCCTTGGAATTACAAGTTTACATGGAATCCCCGAAACGTTGTTCTAGCAGGCCAAGGTGTTGCACAGTACCTCGAAGAGGGACAATACAAGTACATCCCCTATCACCGACTATTCACGAACGTTAGGGAGTACGATATTCTTGATTTAGGAAAGTTTGAGATGTACCCCAACAGGGACTCTCTTAAGTACCGAGAGATTTATGGTATTCAAGACATAAAAACAATCATCCGAGGAACTTTAAGGCGGGCAGGCTATAGCAAGGCTTGGAACGTTTTTGTTCAGCTTGGCATGACCGACGACAGCTATAAGATGCAAAATAGCGAGAAGCTTACTAAACGCGAATTCTTAAACAGCTTTTTACCCTACCACCCAACTGAAAACGTTGAGGAGAAACTTCGCAGAATAGTTCCCGAAGCAAACGATGAGGTGGTATTTAATAAGATAAAATGGCTTGGCTTGTTTGAAAACGAACCCATTGGCCTACCAAATGCAAGCCCTGCACAGCTGCTTCAACATATCCTGGAGAGCAAAATGGCGCTCGACCCCAACGACAAGGATATGATTGTAATGCAGCATATTTTTGATTACGAGCTAAACGGGACAAAACGTCGTAGGACCTCAACCATGGTTATTACTGGAAAAGATACAGTTCACACCGCCATGTCGATAACCGTTGGCACACCACTTGCCATAGCAACAAAACTATTGCTAACTGGACAAATTACCGACCGAGGTGTAGTTGTTCCAACTAAGCCACACATTTACACCCCCATACTCCAAGAGCTAGAAAGTTTTGGGGTGAAATTTATTGAAGATGATTTTGAGCTAAGTTAGGCACTGAAATAAGCACAAAGAGATAGCAAAATCTAAACCAGCCACCTGTAAGCAGATTGCACATTATGGGTGGCTGATTGATATGTTTTAATAGCATTGGCCAAAATCACACTTAGTTTTTTCAAATCGGGTTTTATAAACAAATTAATTCCGAATCATCATTCTATCACCTTTATATTCTTGCACAAGAGATACTTCGGCAGGCTCAGCATGACAATGATTCAAGGTTTAAGGATGTGTTGGGCAAAGACGGATAAATGGTTTAAAATTTCAGATTCAAAATTTCAGATTCAAAATTTCAGATTCAAAATTCAAGATTCAAGAATTGTCACATGAAATTTCGATACTTCCGAATGTTTCCGAATCATTCCGAATCATTCATTCCTTTAACTTCATTTAACTTCCTCTAACTTCTCATATTCCTCAAGAAGAGATGCCTCGACTACGCTCGGCATGACAAAGGTTTCCAGTTCTATCGGTATTATGCCAATTCATTCTTCCTTCCAAAGATCACTCCAAACCTCCCCTGAGAGGGGAGGCTTAACTCCCCTCTACTTTTCAGGAGAGGGGCAGGGGGTGTGGTCAAAAAAATTCTAAACACCAAAAACTAAAAACCAAACACGGTCTCAAATCTTCCGATTCCTTCCGATTCATTCCTTTAACTTCATCTAACTTCATCTAACTTCATCATATTCTTCCACCGGAGATGTTTCGACAAGCTCAGCATGACAATGACCTACGATTCCTTCCGAATATTTCCGATTCATTCCTTTAAATTCCCTCAACTCCATCATCATCAAACTTTTTCCTCAAATTTTTGTTTTTAAAAATATGTCGTATGTTTACAACATTAATACATTAGAAAGTGTAATGAACAAAAAAGAGATTTTTGACGATGAGCTGCAGGAACTAGCACAGTTTGCAAAAGCCATATCGCATCCTGCAAGACTGGCCATTTTGAAGTATTTGGCCGAGACAAAGAGTTGTATCTCTGGCGACATTTCCCAGAATATACCCTTAAGCCGCACCACTGTTTCGCAGCATCTTCGGGAACTCAAAGAGCTAGGATTGATCCATGGCGAAATTGAAGGGCTAAAAATCAACTATTGCATCTGCTCTAGCAACATATACAGGTACCTTGAACTTTTTGAGAACTTTTTTGAAAAAGTTAAGGAAGCTGCAGTGGATTGTGAGATATAGTAACAGCTAAATAAATCAATAACAAATCAAACTCTTTAAACTAATGAAACTATCGGAAAAAGCAAAAAAAGAGCTAACCAGGGTTCTTGATGAAACTGGAGAGAACGCTAATGGGATTCGTATATACAATAGCCAAGGATGCTGTGGCACTTCAATACAAATGGATGTAGCCAGCC containing:
- a CDS encoding pseudouridine synthase, whose product is MKKENAKRDVKREKRSNAPDEPARVYKPRTLTVKTVKEKRSSSEVVNYNSTNEFSKSNRRESPSNRSTNRNTFKAKRNSENDKPKAYQPRSWKRNDDGRGDKFERNEERRSNSPRSGFWGRDDRKQNSSKDLKPKRYSNDRRNEYNAENSKAEKVVASKDDGLIRLNRFIANSGICSRREADEHIANGLVTVNGKVVTELGTKVHRDDEVLFKGKKITAERKVYILLNKPKDYITTVDDPHAKHTVMDLIRGACEERVYPVGRLDRNSTGVLLLTNDGDLTTRLTHPSFRKRKIYHVGLNRKVRPEDLEKILDGIELDGEKIEVDAVDYVNGSNGSEVGIEIHSGQNRVVRRIFESLGYKVNKLDRVYFAGLTKKNLPRGKWRFLTSKEINMLKMNRFY
- a CDS encoding tRNA1(Val) (adenine(37)-N6)-methyltransferase, encoding MGNNYFRFKQFTIVQNNAAMRVNTDGVLLGAWADIAEAKRILDVGTGTGVIALMLAQRKTDALIDAVEIDVQSAADARQNIANSPWPDRMDVINTSFQTFAETVSKSYDLIVSNPPYFNQSLKSPKQAKNISRHTDSLPNEDLLKGISKLLLPQGKFCGVFPYAEGNVFIAQASSFGLYCNKKVNVVSRPGKRVLRLLLQFEKTKIPLVESTLSIHNADGSFTDAYKELTSDFYLKF
- a CDS encoding TIGR02757 family protein, whose amino-acid sequence is MYMPESFEQLADLLNDRYRRYACPAFIDGDPIQVAHRFSSKNDIEIAALFASTFAWGSRKSIINSANRLMEIMGQKPFEFVTNFTKSDEQRLAGFVHRTFSTADAIEFMYVLRHIYTQMGGLQKVFTDGYSAEYAISGAIRAYRNVFISCEVPARTLRHVPNVDKGAAAKRINMFLRWMVRPSTEGVDFGLWDSIPTSALLMPLDLHTGRVGRRLGLLNRKADDFKAVFELTNSLKQFDSNDPVKYDYALFGLGIHEKF
- a CDS encoding ABC transporter ATP-binding protein; the encoded protein is MIKVENIVKSYGSLTVLKGISVEIPERKVVAIVGPSGAGKTTLLQIMGTLSSPDSGNVFYNNQDVTKLNDTQLAGFRNSHIGFVFQFHHLLPEFTALENVCMPALIAGKSMSDATKRAKELLEYLGLSHRFSHKPSELSGGEQQRVAVARALINNPLVVLADEPSGNLDSHNKEELHRLFFNLRDEFGQTFVIVTHDKELAQMADLQISMNDGQIV
- a CDS encoding Sec-independent protein translocase subunit TatA/TatB, whose amino-acid sequence is MVLLFIGTGELILIIAVAVLILSPEKVLVYARQLGRFYHKVVKLIADIRSEISLTDIDDKDNDGSSRAG
- a CDS encoding saccharopine dehydrogenase C-terminal domain-containing protein — its product is MSKILVLGAGLSSSDLIKYLLDHSKVLGWTIKVGDISLETAREKVNNHPNAEAIKFDINNSAQLQEEVSWANAVISLLPAFMHPIVAQECVKQGKHMLTASYVSDTMKSLHEEAVQKGISLMNELGVDPGIDHMSAMRVIDEIRSKGGKLLGFISNTGGLVAPESDNNPWNYKFTWNPRNVVLAGQGVAQYLEEGQYKYIPYHRLFTNVREYDILDLGKFEMYPNRDSLKYREIYGIQDIKTIIRGTLRRAGYSKAWNVFVQLGMTDDSYKMQNSEKLTKREFLNSFLPYHPTENVEEKLRRIVPEANDEVVFNKIKWLGLFENEPIGLPNASPAQLLQHILESKMALDPNDKDMIVMQHIFDYELNGTKRRRTSTMVITGKDTVHTAMSITVGTPLAIATKLLLTGQITDRGVVVPTKPHIYTPILQELESFGVKFIEDDFELS
- a CDS encoding ArsR/SmtB family transcription factor — its product is MSYVYNINTLESVMNKKEIFDDELQELAQFAKAISHPARLAILKYLAETKSCISGDISQNIPLSRTTVSQHLRELKELGLIHGEIEGLKINYCICSSNIYRYLELFENFFEKVKEAAVDCEI